In Brachypodium distachyon strain Bd21 chromosome 2, Brachypodium_distachyon_v3.0, whole genome shotgun sequence, one genomic interval encodes:
- the LOC100831842 gene encoding pentatricopeptide repeat-containing protein At4g13650: MLFDRMTPRGAASFNRPLAGFLAPDDPEKLLPLFAAKCRQYMVLGAVDFACALRACRGSGRRWPLVPEIHAKAIICGLSGYRIIGNLLIDLYAKKGFVRRARRVFEELSVRDNVSWVAVLSGYAQNGLGEEAVRLYREMHRSGVVPTPYVLSSILSACTKTELFQLGRLIHVQVYKQGFFSETFVGNALISLYLRCRSFRLADRVFCDMLYCDSVTFNTLISGHAQCGHGDRALGIFDEMQLSGLSPDSVTIASLLAACSAVGDLRKGKQLHSYLLKAGMSLDYIMEGSLLDLYVKSGDIEEALQIFDSGDRTNVVLWNLMLVAYGQIDDLAKSFDIFYRMLAAGVRPNKFTYPCMLRTCTHTGEIGLGEQIHSLTIKNGFQSDMYVSGVLIDMYSKYGWLDKAQRILDMIEEKDVVSWTSMIAGYVQHEFCKEALETFKEMQACGIWPDNIGLASAISACAGIKAVHQGSQIHARVYVSGYSADVSIWNGLVYLYARCGISKEAFSSFEAIEHKEGITWNGLISGFAQSGLYEEALKVFMKMDQAGAKYNVFTFVSSISASANLADIKQGKQIHARVIKTGYTSETEISNALISLYGKCGSIEDAKMDFFEMTKRNEVSWNTIITCCSQHGRGLEALDLFDQMKQQGLKPSDVTFVGVLTACSHVGLVEEGLCYFKSMSNEHGIHPRPDHYACVVDILGRAGQLDRAKRFVEEMPIPADSMVWRTLLSACKVHKNLEIGEFAAKHLLELEPHDSASYVLLSNAYAVTGKWASRDQIRKIMKDRGVRKEPGRSWIEVKNVVHAFFVGDRLHPLADQIYNFLSHLNDRLYKIGYKQENYHLFHEKEKEGKDPTAFVHSEKLAVAFGLMSLPSCMPLRVIKNLRVCNDCHTWMKFTSGVMGREIVLRDVYRFHHFNNGSCSCGDYW; this comes from the coding sequence ATGTTGTTCGACAGAATGACGCCCCGGGGAGCGGCCTCGTTCAACAGGCCGCTCGCCGGGTTTCTCGCGCCAGACGATCCAGAAAAGCTCCTGCCTCTCTTTGCGGCCAAGTGCAGGCAGTACATGGTCCTCGGCGCCGTCGATTTCGCGTGCGCCTTGCGCGCGTGCAGGGGGAGCGGCAGGCGTTGGCCGCTTGTTCCGGAGATCCATGCAAAGGCGATAATCTGTGGGCTCTCGGGATACCGGATCATCGGCAATCTGCTGATCGATTTGTACGCGAAGAAAGGGTTTGTGCGACGGGCGAGGCGGGTGTTTGAGGAGCTTTCTGTCAGGGACAATGTCTCGTGGGTTGCAGTGCTGTCAGGGTATGCACAGAATGGCCTTGGAGAAGAAGCTGTTAGGCTATACCGCGAGATGCATCGGTCTGGGGTTGTTCCTACACCTTATGTTCTGTCCAGCATACTGAGTGCTTGCACCAAAACTGAGCTTTTTCAGCTAGGCCGGTTGATCCATGTCCAAGTTTACAAGCAAGGGTTCTTCTCTGAAACTTTTGTCGGGAATGCGCTCATCTCGCTCTACTTGCGGTGTCGATCCTTTAGGCTGGCAGACAGGGTATTCTGTGACATGCTGTACTGCGACAGTGTGACATTCAATACACTGATCTCAGGGCATGCTCAGTGTGGGCATGGTGACCGTGCTTTGGGGATATTTGATGAGATGCAGCTGTCAGGGTTGAGTCCTGATTCTGTGACCATTGCTAGTCTACTTGCAGCTTGTTCCGCTGTTGGGGATCTACGTAAGGGCAAGCAGCTCCATTCCTATTTGTTGAAAGCAGGTATGTCTTTGGACTACATAATGGAAGGCTCACTCCTTGACCTTTATGTGAAATCTGGTGACATTGAAGAAGCCCTTCAGATATTTGATTCAGGTGACAGGACAAATGTAGTGCTATGGAATTTGATGCTTGTGGCGTATGGGCAGATTGATGATTTAGCAAAGTCTTTCGATATCTTTTATCGAATGCTAGCTGCTGGTGTACGTCCTAACAAATTCACTTATCCATGTATGTTAAGGACATGCACTCACACTGGAGAAATTGGCCTTGGAGAGCAGATTCATTCGTTAACTATAAAAAATGGTTTCCAGTCTGATATGTATGTTAGTGGTGTATTGATAGATATGTACTCCAAATATGGGTGGCTTGACAAAGCTCAGAGAATTCTTGATATGATTGAAGAAAAAGATGTGGTCTCCTGGACGTCCATGATTGCTGGATATGTCCAACATGAGTTTTGCAAGGAGGCCCTTGAAACATTCAAAGAAATGCAGGCATGTGGAATTTGGCCAGATAACATAGGGCTAGCAAGTGCCATAAGTGCTTGTGCAGGAATTAAAGCAGTGCATCAGGGTTCGCAGATTCACGCCCGGGTTTATGTATCAGGTTATTCTGCAGATGTTTCGATTTGGAATGGATTGGTATACCTTTATGCACGATGTGGAATAAGCAAAGAAGCATTCTCTTCATTTGAGGCAATTGAACATAAAGAAGGAATAACATGGAATGGATTGATATCTGGCTTTGCACAAAGTGGTCTATATGAAGAAGCCCTCAAGGTATTCATGAAGATGGATCAAGCAGGTGCCAAGTATAATGTGTTTACATTTGTATCCTCTATCAGTGCTTCAGCTAACCTTGCAGATATAAAACAAGGGAAGCAAATACATGCTAGAGTTATTAAAACAGGTTACACCTCTGAAACTGAAATTTCCAATGCTTTGATTTCACTATATGGGAAGTGTGGAAGCATTGAGGATGCCAAGATGGATTTTTTTGAAATGACCAAGAGGAATGAGGTGTCATGGAATACTATTATTACATGTTGCTCACAGCATGGACGTGGCCTAGAGGCTTTGGATCTATTTGATCAAATGAAGCAACAAGGTCTAAAACCAAGTGATGTTACCTTCGTGGGCGTTTTAACTGCTTGCAGTCATGTGGGTTTGGTAGAGGAGGGCCTTTGCTACTTCAAATCCATGTCTAATGAGCACGGAATTCATCCAAGGCCTGATCATTATGCTTGTGTTGTTGATATTCTGGGACGGGCTGGGCAACTTGACCGTGCAAAGAGATTTGTTGAGGAAATGCCAATCCCTGCAGATTCAATGGTTTGGAGAACCCTTCTCAGTGCTTGTAAAGTACACAAAAACCTTGAAATTGGAGAGTTTGCAGCCAAGCATCTCCTGGAGTTGGAACCTCATGATTCAGCATCATATGTTCTCCTTTCAAATGCATATGCTGTTACCGGAAAGTGGGCCAGTAGAGATCAGATCAGAAAGATAATGAAAGACAGAGGAGTCAGAAAGGAACCAGGCCGTAGCTGGATTGAAGTAAAGAATGTAGTTCATGCATTCTTTGTTGGTGACCGGTTACACCCCTTGGCTGATCAGATATACAATTTTTTGTCTCACCTAAATGATAGGTTATACAAAATAGGGTACAAGCAAGAGAATTATCATCTCTTTcatgaaaaagagaaagaagggAAAGACCCCACTGCTTTTGTCCATAGTGAGAAGTTAGCAGTGGCTTTTGGATTGATGAGTTTGCCTTCTTGTATGCCCCTTAGAGTGATTAAGAACCTCCGTGTCTGTAACGACTGTCACACTTGGATGAAGTTTACCTCTGGAGTCATGGGAAGAGAAATTGTATTGCGAGATGTGTACAGATTTCACCATTTTAACAATGGCAGTTGTTCATGTGGAGACTACTGGTGA